One genomic region from Eremothecium gossypii ATCC 10895 chromosome I, complete sequence encodes:
- the NET1 gene encoding Net1p (Syntenic homolog of Saccharomyces cerevisiae YJL076W (NET1) and YKR010C (TOF2)), whose product MYKLQVVLVPPSIETELPVVGLPAGSLDNSGFAQGHAQPISTSSIAGGRGEFSSGIGNTSANAVYLSGLVGAHIRRARGRKFLHFTKPTNSLYELADEIVEKCAKMYPGLAEEPEIVTLQDVNECDLDPDFVVKDVFNMDNTVRVLLRNDLDEAAGDRTIYMKKRKLNTGAAGVPAAGGSVQAAVLNVAKKRASIKTSALRVSTPLANQIYPPPTKKQVNSDFEDDDVADKSILPPPPPQSPPIRISSGMDQKRINMNDNAVSKSETVDPNKSRQQRLPSGTPMRPVSMVETPNRVSLTGPTVLSESTVSQKSTATPIITNIRITSGMLRIPEPRLSEVEKELKEGPASPAVDLPARPSRIPMKKPYNPSMQQDEDLSSSSSSTEDNVPAVPYENELERSGPTMATRQSSSTIADDQGSPTKKSRFEKNNIGLVELPSPRKSSLEKKVSKLNKGLASDKGHEDSTGGITRKDHFSDEESEASQNGSVVVNRPETQREKSFQKSELLKIFNSKRFDLPPRFKNSASEDEPTSSNQSRKKKPYVTVLNKDIDNSSPDPRNIIPRRTQRHAAQKAAQSISSGTSRSNVFSGEEKNKYSEENQGDNIASDDNEGVYVHESNALKKLNVHPLKESVVQDTLTGAQDINNPVSSRTVHPSISEHAVTAAASGTLSSNPEYRVAPIVTPTLMSSAVPGKPEAILSKQGDPPASTALKPQLAPARKVESTQKKQAGKKSDTNQPSRTNSKKTGLPADTAVPSSQKTVRARAAQIDAQIKQTATSSQSPVAESQSSVLNSEEAVADKSEVDNNSSTQDKSLQQKTSKRKTPVKRTANADKKAVTLKRSSNSKGKEKDTEKGKERIKEKEKEKEKEKEKEKEKVYQTPEFVESSDDERADAKTPLEKHSSDRPKSGSPSKHENGQEKQDSFSGIILKKTAIEKDKVVANAPHKVNEKPMTADAGSTNLSPSGKVSKLDELRSKFTKGRFPQGSSQKQIQQQKNTPKTSSKSIVPTVSDKFKPMDSTSGASSDDSADDDDDDSMDSSTEDEGISMKKPRRGIVQPPKGSVSAPVKHVPQSLSSELEGVPQSTQIPNEATNTAPLTKLLDHISPPSTAKTITSRGVTESKGTSNRSLSSLSDLASRGVPDVREKGVNYKKTAPNVVNNSSSDESEQETNDGSDSSDSDNSDSDSSDSSDDGNNFISAKSASKALRKNKASSGFASLIRDSQKK is encoded by the coding sequence ATGTATAAGCTTCAAGTGGTGCTTGTTCCACCGAGCATTGAGACGGAGCTACCGGTAGTTGGACTACCTGCAGGATCGCTCGATAACAGCGGGTTCGCACAGGGCCACGCTCAACCAATATCCACTTCTAGCATAGCAGGGGGCAGGGGCGAATTTTCATCCGGGATAGGCAACACGTCGGCCAACGCGGTTTATCTATCGGGACTAGTTGGTGCACATATTCGGCGTGCACGCGGACGTAAATTCTTGCACTTCACAAAGCCGACAAATAGTCTATACGAACTAGCAGATGAGATCGTGGAGAAATGTGCCAAGATGTATCCAGGGTTGGCAGAAGAGCCGGAGATTGTGACGCTACAAGATGTGAACGAGTGTGATCTGGACCCAGACTTCGTGGTGAAGGATGTGTTTAACATGGACAACACGGTACGCGTGCTGCTACGGAATGACTTAGATGAAGCCGCGGGGGACCGTACTATATACATGAAGAAACGCAAACTGAACACGGGTGCGGCGGGCGTACCCGCAGCAGGGGGCTCTGTACAAGCGGCCGTCCTTAACGTTGCGAAGAAGCGTGCAAGCATTAAGACATCGGCATTGCGTGTCTCAACACCATTAGCTAATCAAATCTACCCACCTCCCACGAAGAAGCAGGTGAATTCGGACTTTGAGGACGATGATGTGGCAGATAAATCCATCCTcccgccgccaccgccgcagTCACCTCCAATCCGCATTAGTTCCGGTATGGATCAGAAACGTATAAACATGAACGACAACGCTGTATCGAAATCGGAAACCGTGGACCCAAACAAATCGAGGCAGCAGCGGTTACCTTCGGGAACTCCTATGAGGCCGGTTAGCATGGTAGAAACGCCGAACAGGGTTAGCTTGACAGGTCCCACTGTTCTGTCTGAATCGACGGTTTCACAGAAAAGTACAGCTACGCCTATAATTACGAATATTCGAATAACCTCAGGCATGCTGCGGATCCCCGAGCCTAGGCTTTCGGAAGTGGAGAAGGAACTCAAGGAAGGCCCTGCAAGCCCTGCTGTTGACCTTCCCGCGAGACCGTCTAGAATCCCGATGAAGAAACCTTATAACCCAAGTATGCAACAAGACGAGGATCTGAGttcttcttcctcttcCACAGAGGATAATGTTCCCGCTGTGCCATACGAGAACGAGCTAGAGCGTAGTGGGCCGACTATGGCTACGCGCCAATCTTCTTCCACCATTGCAGATGACCAGGGTTCTCCTACGAAAAAGTCCCGATTTGAAAAGAACAATATTGGACTGGTGGAACTGCCTTCTCCTAGGAAGAGCTCTCTGGAAAAGAAAGTAAGTAAGCTGAACAAGGGTTTGGCTTCAGACAAGGGTCATGAGGATTCTACAGGCGGCATTACTAGAAAGGATCACTTTAGCGACGAAGAATCAGAGGCTTCTCAGAATGGCAGTGTGGTAGTGAATCGGCCAGAAACCCAACGGGAAAAGAGCTTCCAAAAATCAGAGCTACTGAAGATTTTTAATAGCAAGCGCTTTGATTTACCACCTAGGTTTAAGAACTCTGCAAGCGAAGATGAACCGACCTCAAGTAATCAATCCCGTAAGAAGAAACCCTATGTTACTGTGCTGAACAAAGACATAGATAACTCGTCACCCGATCCTAGGAATATAATTCCTCGGCGTACTCAGAGACACGCCGCTCAAAAGGCTGCTCAGTCTATTTCTTCAGGCACGTCGAGGTCTAATGTGTTCTCTGGGGAAGAAAAAAATAAATATAGCGAAGAAAACCAGGGTGATAATATTGCATCAGATGATAATGAAGGTGTATATGTCCACGAATCGAACGCATTAAAGAAGCTGAATGTACATCCGTTGAAAGAATCGGTTGTGCAGGATACTCTGACGGGGGCTCAAGATATCAACAACCCTGTATCAAGCAGGACAGTACATCCTTCTATTTCTGAGCATGCCGTTACCGCAGCTGCTTCAGGTACTTTGTCGAGTAACCCTGAATACAGGGTGGCCCCAATTGTTACTCCTACTTTGATGTCGTCTGCAGTGCCAGGGAAGCCAGAAGCCATTCTATCGAAACAGGGGGATCCCCCCGCCTCAACAGCATTAAAGCCCCAACTCGCTCCCGCCAGGAAAGTTGAATCCACACAGAAAAAGCAAGCAGGGAAGAAATCCGATACAAATCAGCCATCTAGAACAAATTCAAAGAAGACAGGCTTGCCCGCTGACACAGCGGTTCCCTCGTCCCAAAAAACGGTTCGCGCTAGGGCAGCTCAAATAGATGCGCAAATTAAGCAGACTGCGACGAGTTCCCAGTCGCCAGTGGCTGAGTCCCAATCTTCGGTTTTGAACTCAGAAGAAGCAGTAGCTGATAAATCAGAAGTTGACAATAATAGCTCTACACAAGACAAATCATTGCAGCAAAAGACGTCTAAACGGAAAACACCTGTGAAGAGGACGGCTAATGCTGACAAGAAAGCGGTGACACTTAAGAGATCTAGTAATTCAAAGGGGAAGGAAAAAGACACCGAAAAGGGCAAGGAAAGGATAaaggagaaggagaaggagaaggagaaggagaaggagaaggaAAAGGAAAAAGTTTACCAAACTCCAGAATTTGTTGAAAGCTCGGATGATGAGCGGGCGGATGCTAAAACTCCTCTAGAAAAGCATTCATCTGACCGCCCAAAGAGTGGGTCTCCGTCGAAACATGAAAATGGTCAAGAGAAACAAGATTCATTCTCTGGTATAATTCTAAAGAAAACAGCGATTGAAAAGGATAAAGTTGTTGCGAACGCACCACATAAAGTCAACGAAAAGCCTATGACTGCTGATGCAGGGTCTACTAATCTATCTCCTTCCGGCAAGGTTTCAAAGCTCGATGAACTAAGGTCGAAGTTTACAAAGGGCAGATTTCCGCAAGGGAGTTCCCAGAAACAAATTCAGCAACAGAAAAACACGCCTAAGACTTCGTCAAAGTCAATCGTACCTACAGTTAGTGATAAATTTAAACCTATGGATTCAACATCCGGAGCCTCATCTGATGATAGTGCTGACGATGATGACGATGATTCTATGGATTCCTCGACAGAAGACGAAGGGATAAGCATGAAGAAACCACGGAGAGGTATAGTGCAGCCCCCCAAAGGCTCAGTAAGTGCCCCAGTGAAGCATGTGCCTCAATCTTTATCTTCTGAATTGGAAGGGGTGCCACAATCCACCCAAATTCCGAATGAAGCGACAAATACGGCCCCGCTAACTAAGTTATTGGACCATATATCTCCTCCATCGACAGCAAAAACGATTACTTCACGAGGAGTAACAGAATCTAAAGGTACAAGCAATCGCTCTTTGAGCTCTCTTTCGGATTTGGCATCCCGCGGAGTGCCGGACGTAAGGGAAAAGGGAGTGAATTATAAGAAAACTGCACCAAATGTTGTTAATAACTCTAGTTCTGACGAAAGCGAACAAGAGACAAATGATGGTAGCGATTCTAGTGACTCTGATAATAGTGACAGCGACTCCAGCGATTCATCAGATGATGGTAACAACTTTATTAGCGCAAAATCCGCCTCGAAAGCCCTTCGTAAAAATAAGGCAAGTAGTGGATTTGCCTCCTTGATCAGAGATTCTCAGAAGAAATGA
- the FPT1 gene encoding chromatin-associated RNAPIII regulator FPT1 (Syntenic homolog of Saccharomyces cerevisiae YKR011C): MGSLQAREMEELYVYSGENMPRVRLCLLRRYSCVEEVEAYVGRVQDRYTLRLGTVETITGNLKIGCDTHADCEACPFYILEYNEVTTEYSLWKAADADWRLDSIVATMYTGAGGPARERGGLPRELQGLREGLDMEYVWDCLRRLNLPLEQIDWAEFRELLESMLAAKRVADDDCVTLRGVVALAALQATVQTSKRAVRSQLRAYDRRVRAASTPASTRTSSPESLLPADSRESSVSSVHYTYGLPATQLDANFKTYFRSMAENFELFEEPALALRGRVAKPRKKAAGRHGHRPVQA, encoded by the coding sequence ATGGGGTCGCTCCAGGCGCGCGAAATGGAAGAACTATATGTTTATTCAGGCGAGAACATGCCACGGGTCCGGTTGTGCCTCCTCCGGCGTTACTCGTGCGTGGAAGAAGTTGAGGCGTACGTGGGGCGGGTGCAGGACCGTTATACACTGCGGCTCGGGACCGTGGAGACAATCACGGGGAACCTTAAGATCGGGTGCGACACGCACGCGGACTGCGAGGCGTGCCCGTTCTATATCTTGGAATACAACGAGGTGACGACCGAATATTCGTTGTGGAAGGCCGCAGATGCGGACTGGCGGCTGGACAGCATCGTGGCGACGATGTACacgggcgcgggcgggcccgcgcgcgagcgcgggGGGCTGCCGCGGGAATTGCAGGGGCTGCGGGAGGGGCTTGACATGGAGTATGTCTGGGATTGTTTACGGCGGCTCAACCTCCCGCTCGAGCAGATAGACTGGGCCGAGTTCCGCGAGCTGTTGGAGAGCATGTTGGCGGCTAAGCGTGTGGCAGACGATGATTGTGTAACCTTGCGTGGTGTGGTCGCGTTGGCTGCCCTCCAGGCCACCGTGCAGACCAGTAAGCGCGCCGTGCGTAGCCAACTACGAGCATATGACCGCCGCGTCCGTGCCGCCTCCACGCCAGCCTCCACGCGCACGTCCTCCCCGGAAAGCCTGTTGCCCGCCGACTCGCGAGAATCCTCTGTATCAAGCGTCCACTACACTTACGGCCTGCCAGCCACTCAGTTAGACGCCAACTTTAAAACATACTTTCGCTCTATGGCAGAGAACTTCGAGCTGTTCGAGGAGCCCGCTTTAGCCCTTCGTGGCCGCGTGGCCAAACCCCGGAAGAAAGCAGCCGGTCGGCACGGCCATAGGCCTGTCCAGGCATAG
- a CDS encoding CAP domain-containing protein (Syntenic homolog of Saccharomyces cerevisiae YJL079C (PRY1) and YKR013W (PRY2); Tandem gene duplication in Ashbya gossypii) has product MRACLLIPLLLVAATARTVTVSVTATRTVTVISAAAVTTLRTTVFTTAYRTQTTPLTETPLSRPTAVNNTFASAVLDLHNDYRRRHHAVPLRWNSTLYTHAQHYANRILCNGSLVHSGLPHGENLALGYSPAAAVTAWYDEIAEYDFSTPGFSHATGHFTQLVWRSTTSVGCAYVMCGPCYGLYIICQYDPPGNVADQYVANVLP; this is encoded by the coding sequence ATGCGTGCCTGCCTCCTCATaccgctgctgctcgtggCGGCTACCGCCCGCACCGTAACCGTTTCCGTCACCGCGACACGGACCGTCACGGTGATCTCCGCAGCCGCCGTTACCACATTGCGCACCACCGTGTTTACAACTGCGTACCGCACCCAGACCACCCCGCTTACTGAGACGCCCCTATCACGACCCACGGCTGTCAACAACACTTTCGCGTCCGCAGTGCTCGACCTGCACAATGACTACCGCCGCCGTCACCACGCGGTCCCGCTGCGCTGGAACAGCACCCTGTACACTCACGCACAACATTACGCAAACAGGATACTTTGCAATGGCTCACTGGTCCACTCAGGCCTGCCGCATGGCGAGAACCTGGCGCTCGGCTACAGTCCGGCAGCTGCCGTCACGGCTTGGTACGACGAGATCGCCGAGTACGACTTTTCGACCCCCGGCTTCTCACATGCCACAGGGCACTTTACTCAGTTGGTCTGGCGCTCGACCACCTCCGTAGGCTGTGCTTATGTAATGTGTGGGCCATGCTACGGTCTCTATATCATCTGCCAGTACGACCCACCGGGCAATGTGGCCGACCAGTACGTGGCCAACGTGCTGCCATAG
- a CDS encoding AAL179Wp (Syntenic homolog of Saccharomyces cerevisiae YJL079C (PRY1)), which produces MQISAVALSGAALLACASAHQHDRKKPHLVVVYGDVYVSGTDTFTKYYSKMTDKLPASGSDGWSYSWSTATSWTSDSVSTEPSAEPTSTEPTNLPEVTSSPATPVQPTSAPEETFEEPTESTSAEPTSSPEPVKSAEPTSSPEPVKSVEPTSSPEPVKSVEPVKSAEPVKSPEPVKSPEPVKSPEPVKSPEPVKSAEPTSSPEPTGSPQRSRPAGGQNGASFEEEILRAHNSRRQLHKDTKPLTWSEELAKFARDFANQYDCSGRLVHSDSPYGENLAVGYPTPEKAVKAWYDEISDYSYSHPSFSFSTGHFSQLVWKDTKHLGCAVKKCGGSVGDYLICSYDPAGNFLRRFGENVAPIA; this is translated from the coding sequence ATGCAAATCTCTGCAGTCGCACTCTCGGGCGCGGCCTTGCTGGCCTGTGCCAGCGCGCACCAGCACGATCGCAAGAAGCCGCATCTGGTGGTAGTGTACGGTGATGTCTACGTGAGCGGGACAGATACATTCACGAAGTACTATTCGAAGATGACAGACAAGCTTCCCGCGAGCGGGAGCGATGGCTGGAGCTACTCGTGGTCGACGGCCACGTCGTGGACTTCAGACAGCGTGTCTACCGAGCCCTCTGCCGAGCCCACGTCCACTGAGCCCACCAACTTGCCCGAGGTTACCAGCTCACCCGCGACGCCTGTCCAGCCAACTAGCGCGCCCGAAGAGACATTTGAGGAACCCACCGAGTCGACGTCTGCCGAGCCCACCAGCTCTCCCGAGCCTGTGAAGTCTGCCGAGCCCACCAGCTCTCCCGAGCCTGTGAAGTCTGTCGAGCCCACCAGCTCTCCCGAGCCTGTGAAGTCTGTCGAGCCTGTGAAGTCTGCCGAGCCTGTGAAGTCTCCCGAGCCTGTGAAGTCTCCCGAGCCTGTGAAGTCACCCGAGCCTGTGAAGTCACCCGAGCCTGTGAAGTCTGCCGAGCCCACCAGTTCCCCCGAACCTACCGGATCCCCACAGCGCAGCAGACCTGCTGGAGGCCAGAATGGCGCGTCATTCGAGGAAGAGATTCTACGCGCACACAACTCTCGCAGACAATTACACAAGGACACCAAACCTCTAACTTGGTCTGAGGAGCTAGCCAAGTTTGCTCGTGACTTTGCCAACCAGTACGACTGTAGTGGTCGTCTCGTCCACTCTGATAGCCCTTACGGCGAAAACTTAGCTGTGGGATACCCTACCCCAGAGAAAGCGGTCAAGGCTTGGTATGACGAGATCAGCGACTACTCGTACTCCCACCCTTCCTTCAGCTTCAGCACGGGCCATTTCTCCCAGCTTGTCTGGAAAGACACTAAGCATCTTGGCTGTGCGGTCAAGAAGTGCGGCGGCTCCGTCGGTGACTACCTCATCTGCTCATATGACCCCGCGGGTAACTTCCTGCGCAGATTTGGTGAGAATGTTGCACCTATTGCTTGA